TGATGCACGAGCTGTCTCAGGGCGCCGTTTACATCCCGTGGTTCGAGCAGTACCCGTACGGGTATTACCATGCGGACACGACGCCTCTCTACATCGTCGCCGTCAGGGATTACGTGCGCCTGAGCGGCGATCGCGAGCTCGCCCGCGATTTCTGGCCATCCCTGAGCAAAGCTTTCGCTTATTGCCTCTCGACCGACGAGGATGGCGACGGCCTCATGGACAACAGCCTTGCGGGTCTCGGGGCCGTCGAGACCGGGAGCCTCCGCTCCAACGAAGTCTTGACCGATGTCTACCTCGCGGCCGTTTGGACCGAGGCGGTTCACGCCATGCGGGAGCTTGCCCAAGAGCTCGGCGAGAGCGGGCCCGCGAACGTACCTGAAGCCCTCGCCCGGCGTTTCCGAGGTGACGACGGAATCCCTTTTGCTCTCCTCGAAGACGGCACCCGGCAGGAGGAGACCACGGCGTGGCCCGCTTTCGGACTCTGGCGCGGACTCCTATCGAGCGAGGCCACGCTGGATGCTCTGGCATCGAGCCGGCTCGGCTCCGACTGGGGTGTGCGCATGTTGTCACGCGAGAGCGCGCTCTACGATCACAAGAGCTACAACAACGGGGCGGTCTGGCCGTTTCTCACGGGGATGGCCGCGCTCGCGCTCTACGCGAACGACCGCCCGCACGCGGGATGGCTCTATCTCGAGGGCACGAAGGAGTTGACGTTTCTTGGCGCCCGGGGGTTCGTGCCCGAGCTCCTGTCAGGGGATCGGCTCGCTCCTGTCGACGCCGCCGTGCCCCACCAGCTCTTTTCCACCTCGGGGCTCGTGTCGCCGTTGTTGCGGGGCCTCGTCGGCTACGAGCCGGGAATACTGGCGCCGAAGCCCCCTCCCGGCTGGGATCGATTCAAGGTCGAGAACCTGCGGCACGCGCAGGGCCTCTTCGATTTCGAATGGCAGCGAATTCGCGACGACTCCGAGGATCGCATCGAGCTGAGGCTCGAAGGGACCATCGGACCGCTCGTCGTGGAGCTTTCGCTTCCCGACGGCCCCGTCACCTGGAGCCCGGAGCCAGGGACCGGCGTGAGGACGCACGAAGTCACCTTTCGGCCCGGCATCGAGATCGAGCCGATCCACGCGCCGCTTCAGCTGGGCGATCGTTCTCGACGCCTGCGGATCCTCGAGGAGCGGTTCGTCGACGGTACCTACATCGCTCGCCTCGAGGGGCGTCGTCGGACGAGCTACGAGCTCCGCGCGCGGATGCCCTTCGAGGTGGAATCGATCGAGAACGGGACCCGGCGCGGCGACGTCATCGAGGTCGTCATTCCCGACGGCCCCGGCGATTGGGCTACGGTCGACCTCGTGGTGAAGCTTCGCCGATAGCCGGCTATAATCCGCTTCTTCGCGTTTAGGAGAATCGCATGAATCTTTCGCGCTTTCCCCGGCGTCGTTACACCCAGGGCTGGACTCCGATCGAAAAGCTCGAGCGATTGTCCGCCGAGCTCGGCGGGCCCGCCGTCTACGTCAAGCGCGACGATCTCCTCGGGCTCGCCGCGGGGGGTAACAAGACCCGAAAGCTCGAGTTCATCGTTGCCGATGCCATCGAGAAGGGGGCCGACAGCCTGGTGACCGGCGGGGCCATTCAGTCGAACCATTGCCGCCTCACTCTGGCCGCTGCGGTGAAAGAAGGTCTGCGGTGCCATCTCGTTCTCGAGGAGCGCGTGCCGGGCACCTACGATCCGCAGGCCAGCGGGAACAACTTTCTCTATCAGCTCCTGGGCGCCTCGAGCATCAAGGTGGTCCCCGGAGGATCCAACATGATGAAGGAGCTCGAGCTCGTCGCCGGGCAGCTGAAGGCGGAGGGCAAGGCGCCCTACGTGATTCCCGTCGGCGCGTCCAACCCCATCGGGGCCACGGGCTACGCGGCCTGCGCGCAGGAGATCGTCGCCCAGGCGTTCGACATGGGCCTTCGGATCGATCGCGTCGTCACCGCGAGCGGAAG
This sequence is a window from Vicinamibacteria bacterium. Protein-coding genes within it:
- a CDS encoding GH116 family glycosyl hydrolase, which codes for MMALLSLLLAESLMLSGPARPSEYMEASGRRAAFLGREDGSFEAWVYPLKVFHGFELLFELADYGEPIPAAGLASGVEIRPESSTVRYSHASFTSDVTWFVPVDETGGLVLVEVDASDAVGLRARFHTDLKLMWPAALGGQYSYWDEELSAYVITESTHRHAAIVGSPLASRPPTQPAHNLPDAPTDLRIEVREPTVPIAIAASVNGLEEARATYRRLLGEREALARATEAHYRELREERTRIDTPDDGLDRALEWGKVALDKGFVCNPQLGCGLVAGLGPSGRSERPGFGWFFGGDAFINLWAIGAYGDFETVERALRFLHERQRDDGKMMHELSQGAVYIPWFEQYPYGYYHADTTPLYIVAVRDYVRLSGDRELARDFWPSLSKAFAYCLSTDEDGDGLMDNSLAGLGAVETGSLRSNEVLTDVYLAAVWTEAVHAMRELAQELGESGPANVPEALARRFRGDDGIPFALLEDGTRQEETTAWPAFGLWRGLLSSEATLDALASSRLGSDWGVRMLSRESALYDHKSYNNGAVWPFLTGMAALALYANDRPHAGWLYLEGTKELTFLGARGFVPELLSGDRLAPVDAAVPHQLFSTSGLVSPLLRGLVGYEPGILAPKPPPGWDRFKVENLRHAQGLFDFEWQRIRDDSEDRIELRLEGTIGPLVVELSLPDGPVTWSPEPGTGVRTHEVTFRPGIEIEPIHAPLQLGDRSRRLRILEERFVDGTYIARLEGRRRTSYELRARMPFEVESIENGTRRGDVIEVVIPDGPGDWATVDLVVKLRR
- a CDS encoding D-cysteine desulfhydrase, with the protein product MNLSRFPRRRYTQGWTPIEKLERLSAELGGPAVYVKRDDLLGLAAGGNKTRKLEFIVADAIEKGADSLVTGGAIQSNHCRLTLAAAVKEGLRCHLVLEERVPGTYDPQASGNNFLYQLLGASSIKVVPGGSNMMKELELVAGQLKAEGKAPYVIPVGASNPIGATGYAACAQEIVAQAFDMGLRIDRVVTASGSSGTHAGLVTGFHGLSSGIRVIGINVSRPKEPQEELVYSLAQETARRIGIHGEIPREAVLCFGDYVGPGYSRPTPAMGEAVRMLARLEAILLDPVYTGKAMAGLIDLIGKNLFESRENVLFVHTGGSPALYAYRNDVLD